CTCTTTACACCTATAGAGACAAAAGAAGCAGATGTAAAGCCTTTTGTAGAATTGATACTAGGTGTAAACGGTGCCGGTAAAACTACCACAATAGCTAAACTTGCTTACAGATATAAAAAAGATGATAAAAGCGTTATATTGGGTGCGGGTGATACATTTAGGGCTGCCGCTATAGAGCAGCTAAAGAAATGGGCCGAAAAGCTTAATGTCCCTATAGTGTACACAAAACAGGGACATGATCCTTCTGCTGTAGCATTTGACACTATCGAGTCGGCTAAGGCAAGAGGGATTGATAGAGTTTTAATCGATACGGCGGGACGTCTTCATACTCAAACCAACTTAGCTGAAGAGTTAAAAAAAATAGTAAGAGTCTGCGGTAAGGCTATGGAAGGAGCGCCTCACAGAAAACTTCTAATCCTTGATGGAACACAAGGAAACTCTGCTATAAATCAAGCAAAAGTATTTAACAAAATGGTTGGTGTAGACGGTATAATCGTTACTAAATTAGATGGAACAGCAAAAGGAGGAGCGATAATCAGTATTAGTAATGAGCTGAAACTACCTATACTTTACGTTGGCGTCGGTGAAGGGATGGAAGATCTAATCCCTTTTGATCCTAATGAATATATAGATACCATATTGGATGAAATTTTTGAAACAGAAAAATAATGAATATCGAATTTCTTTTCTACTTAGGTGTACTAGTAATAATCTTTGTTGTAATTTGGCTTATTTTCATATATTTTAAGAAATATGACGAAATATCTTTAAAAGAACATAAATGGATTTTAATCGTTTATATAGCAATTTTGATAGTTAGTATATATACATGGAGGTATGTTTTTGATTTTTTCTTTTCAGATAAATTTCTTAAAATTTTGCAAAATAGTTCATCACTAAACGGATTAAATTGAGATGGCTAAAAAAAGAAGAGTATATGAGTGCCAAGCTTGCGGTTTTAAAAGCTCAAAATGGATGGGAAAATGTACCAACTGCGGAGTTTGGGACTCTTTTTTGGAATTAAGTGATGAGCAGATAGAAATATCAAAAAAGATAGAAAATAGTTCCAAAAACCCAAAAGCTTATCCTATCACAAAAATCAAAGAGGATAAGATAGAGAGATTTTCTACATTCGATACAGAGCTAGATCTTGTACTTGGGGGTGGTATCGTTCCAGGAAGTCTAGTATTGATAGGGGGAAGTCCTGGGGTTGGAAAATCCACACTTCTTTTAAAGATGTGTGCAAACTTGGCAAAAAACGGTAAAAAAGTACTTTACGTAAGCGCGGAAGAGTCGCAGGGACAGATAAAACTAAGAGCAAACAGAATCGAAGCCAATGAAGATAACCTCTATCTGCTTTCAGAAATAAAGCTTGAAAATATTTTAGTAGAACTAAGCAACCAAAATTATGAGCTTTTGGTTATAGACTCGATTCAAACAATTTATACCGAAGAAATTACATCTGCACCAGGTACCGTTTCTCAGGTAAGAGCCGTTACATTTGAACTTATGAGAGTAGCAAAATCTACCAAAACTTCCATATTCATTATAGGACATATTACAAAAGATGGCTCCATTGCAGGACCAAGAGTTTTGGAGCATATGGTAGATACGGTTTTATATTTTGAGGGGGACAGCTCAAAAGATATAAGGATCCTAAGAGGATTTAAAAACAGATTCGGAAGCATAAGCGAAGTTGGAATTTTTGAGATGACAAAGGTGGGGTTAGTAAGTGCAAAAGATATATCCGGCAAATTTTTCAGTAAAAAAAAGCGTCAGGCCGGTTCGGCTATAACCGTAGTTATGGAAGGCAGTAGACCTTTAGTTATCGAAGTTCAAGCACTAGTTAGCGAAAGCGGTTATGCAAACCCAAAAAGAAGTGCAACAGGATTTGACTCTAACAGACTAACAATGCTTTTAGCGCTATTAGAAAAAAAGCTGGAGCTTCCTTTCAATCAATATGATGTTTTTGTAAATATCTCAGGAGGTATAAAAATAGGTGAAACTGCCGCAGATTTAGCCGTTATCGCCGCTATTTTAAGTAGTTTTAGAAACAGACCTCTAAATAGTGAGACTATCTTTTTAGGCGAAGTTGGTCTAACGGGTGATATAAGAGAAGTGCAGATGCTAGATAACCGCCTAAAAGAAGCTGCCTCTCAAGGATTTAAAAAAGCAATCGTACCTTCTAAGCCAATTGAGAATAATCTACTTAAATGTTTTGTGGTAGATGAAGTATCAAAAATAATTGAGTGGATGTAATTTCAGGAAAATTTAGTTAAAATTAGATGATAATTGGGTGATTATAGTTATATTGTCGCAAAATATAACTAATACAACTTAACCGTAAAAAACTACTCTAATTTTTAATATTTAAAAAAGAAGGATGGTTATGGACAAAAAGTGTAAAGCTCATGTTCAAATGGAAGAGAGATATGCAAGATTAGAAATAGATTATGATAATCTAGAAGAGAAAAAGGCAATCTGTAGTTACGTAAACGATCTTATTCCTATCCATAAAATATCACCACAAATTACGGTTGAACCTAAAACTATGGAAACCGGAGAATATGTAATCGAGTTCCACGACGACTATGACAAAAAAGCGGGAGATTTTTTTGAAGATCTATTAAGAAAATTAAATATTAAAAAGTGTGATTGATAGAGTTTTTACTCTTACCAATCAAGGTATAAAAATATACTAGATAAAAAGTAGTTTGCCGCAAATATGGTCATTGCCGAATAAACAACGGCTTTTGTCGTAGAGAGTCCTACTCCTCTAGCACCCCCTCTTGTAAAATATCCAATATACGTACCTATAATACTTATAAGATATCCAAAAACAAAGGCTTTTATTATACCCGTTCCTATATCGCTAAATTCTAAAAATGTTGTAATAGTATCTTTATAAGCCGTAGGATTGACTCCCAACGCTATTGTTGAGATAAGATAGGCGCTTAAATTTCCTATAAAAACAAACATAATTACCAAAATAGGCAGTGAGATTGTAGTGGCTATTATTCTAGGAATTATTAGATACTTTTTTGAATCGATAGCCAAAGTATCTATCGCATCTATCTGCTCGGTAACTCTCATTGTTCCAAGTTCCGCAGCCATCGCGCTGATTGCACGAGAAACTAGCATTAAAGCCCCAAATACCGGTCCAAGCTCTTTAGAGATAGAGACGAAAATAGTATATCCTATAAAACTTTCGGCACCAAATTTATGAAAACCGTGATAGAGTTGTATGGCTTCTACGAGTCCCGTAAACAGAGCAGTCAAGGCTATAACAAAAAAAGAGCCTACTCCTATGATTTCTATCTGTTTAAAAGTCTCTTTTATTCTGTATGGAGGTACAAAAAACAGCGGTAATAGTTTTAGTTGAAATATTATAAATTCGCCAAATTTTTCCAAACTTTTATAAAACTTTACAAAAGGAAGACCAAGATAGTAAAAAATTGATTCCATTAATTACCTTTGGAATTTGGAATTAGGAATTGGGAATTGGGAAATTTTAATAAACTAATTCCTAATTCCCAATTCCTAATTCCTATGTAAATTTTATCAAAATAATGTTAAAATTTGCCAAAAACAGGTATCTTTATGATAGGCGTAGATATTATAAAAATCGACAGAATTAAAAAAATGGTAGAAAAGTTCGGAGAAAAAGGGCTAAAAAGATTTTTAAACGATTCGGAGATCGAAAAACTCAAAAAAATAGAAACTATTGCCGGTTACTGGGCAGCAAAAGAGGCTATAGCAAAAGCATTGAAAACAGGCATAGGAAAAGAGCTCTCTTTTAAGGATATAGAAATCTACAAAGAAAAAAGCGGCGCGCCAAATTTTAAACTGCCACAAAGAATCGTCGAAAAATACAAAATAAAAGACAAATCTCTCTCAATCTCTCATGATGGAGAGTACGCCATAGCCGTAGCGGCGATAGAATCATCCGCCGGCAACGAAAGTTAACATCTCTATCTTATCTCCCTCTTTAGGAACAAACTCTCGCCACTTATCTTTTTTTACTATCTCCATATTCACGGCAATTGCCATAACTTTGTCTTCAACTTTCAACTCTTTTAAAATCTCTTGTAAAGTTTTGCTTTCCAAAAAATTTTTCTCTTCACCATTAATCGTTACTTTCATCTACACTCCCCCTCTGTTACATATTTTAAGATATTTACAATCGCCCATCTATGTTTAGCGTACGCCAATTGGCAAGGATTTACTCCCTGAGCGTTTTTGATGTTTGGATCAGCACCGTGATCTAAAAGATAGTTCACAATATCAACATCACCAGAATAAGCAGCTTGATGCAGAGGTGTGATACCATATATATTTTTTATATTTACATCGGCTTCATGCATAATAAGATATTTTACTATAGAAAGTCTTCTTTGACCTACCGCATAATGTAAGGGCGTCAAACCGTTACTATCTTGGATGTCAATATCAGCATCATTTTCAACAAGCCATCTAACTTCTTCTAAATTTCGTATTTTAACAGCAATATGCAAAGGCGAAATACCGGCTTTACTTTTAGCATCAATATTTGCCCCCTCATTTATAAGTTTTTGAGCGCTCTTTAAATCGTTTTTGAAAATAGCTTCATGCAAAGGAGTCCACCCGTTAACGCTATCGGCATAACTTATAATCAAAACAGTTAAAAACAGAGCCAATTTTTTCATCTATTTCCTCTCTCTTTTAAAAGATAGAGCGATTATAACATATATTATTATATAATAATATTTTTCCTATTTAACAAAAGATACCATCTTAAATCTTTCTCCCATCATAGCTGGATGGATTAGAGTTTTTACCTTATTAGCCTCCCTAAGATATGCGTTAAATCCTTTTTTCTCTTTAACAACTTCTAAAAGTTCAGTTATTCCAAAATCTATCAAAGCTACAAGCTGTGTTTTATAAGCTTCTTTTTCAAAACCGGCCTCTTTAAATGCATCGATAAGATGAGAAAAATTTACATCGTATGTAATATCACTTTTTTTATAAGCATTTTTTAGTTCCAACTCTTCGTCAAAAAGAGGATAAATATTATGTTTTTGATAAACACGTATAGAAAAATCGTTTCTTACTTCCAGATCTCCATAATCAAAACTTAAAAAATAACACCTTTCAAAGGCATTATATAAATCAAATGCAAACTCTTCATAACCTACGGCCACTTCCCCTTTTTCCATATAGTATTTTTCAGATATTTTTTTAACATTATCACTTATTTTAGAAAATTTTATATTGTAATTTTCTATATACCCCATATCTCCCTTGAAAACTAGCTCACAAGGAAATGCGTCAAATATCTCGTTTGCAACTACAAAAGCCTCTTTTGATTTCACCCCTTTTAAAGAGCCGTAATGTTTTAACTTTATCAAATCGCCAAAAGAGTTTTTAAAATACTCTTTTTGAACCTTTTGCAAAGACTCAAATGGCTCTATTATATTAAAGGATAGAGTTTTTAAAAGATTAGGCTTCAATGTGTATATAAACTCTATAATATCAGCAAGAAGATAGCCTTGATGCGCACCTATCTCGAAAATTTCAGCATTTTTGGATAATTTACCCTCATTTATAAGCATTATAAGATGTTTTGCTATAGCTCCTCCAAAAAATTTACTAACGCTTACTGCGGTATAAAAATCGCCCTCTTTGCCTATAGCTTTAAAATTTGCATAATATCCGTCACTATCATACAGCCATTTTTGCATAAATTCACTAAATCTTACCATCTTCCACTCTTTTATAAAGTTCCAATAAAGCCATCTGCTTTTCTATTTGATATATTTTAATGTCAAGCTTCCTTGCCTCTAGCGAATTCTTCATAGTCTCTATATCATATACCGTCTTTTCGCCAGCCTCAAATTTCTCTTTAGTATCTTCGTAAAGTTTCTCATATAAAGCGATATCCTCTTTTGTTAGTTCTATCTTTTTATCTATTAGTCTAAGTTTTCTCAAAACATTTTTGTATCTATTGATTTCTGCCCTTTTCATATCTTGAGTTAATAGTTTAGATTTTAAATAGTCAAGTTTTGTAGATTCGATATTTCTAAAAGAGTTGATATCAAACAAAGGCATAGTGATCTTAAATCCATAATCTTTGAAGCTCTCTTTCCCAGGAGGCATATAAAATGAACCCGAAATCTCCTGAGTATTATAACTAGCGGTCAAAGAAAGAGAGGGTAGATATCTTGCAATTGTCATATTTTTAAAATATCTTTTTACCCGCTCATCCTCTTTTGCCTTTTTTATAGAGATATTTTCTCTTAAAAAATCACTCCTATTTATAAGAGTAAAGTGAAGCATTTTCAGATTATTCGGATCTTTGTCACTAATATCTTTGAAATT
This Nitrosophilus labii DNA region includes the following protein-coding sequences:
- the ftsY gene encoding signal recognition particle-docking protein FtsY, coding for MFGFLKKGLQKTLDNIKQVSPKKKKYATPEEIEEILIEADVEYEIVEKIVNSLPSKVNKTVLKNDLLYLFTPIETKEADVKPFVELILGVNGAGKTTTIAKLAYRYKKDDKSVILGAGDTFRAAAIEQLKKWAEKLNVPIVYTKQGHDPSAVAFDTIESAKARGIDRVLIDTAGRLHTQTNLAEELKKIVRVCGKAMEGAPHRKLLILDGTQGNSAINQAKVFNKMVGVDGIIVTKLDGTAKGGAIISISNELKLPILYVGVGEGMEDLIPFDPNEYIDTILDEIFETEK
- the radA gene encoding DNA repair protein RadA, producing MAKKRRVYECQACGFKSSKWMGKCTNCGVWDSFLELSDEQIEISKKIENSSKNPKAYPITKIKEDKIERFSTFDTELDLVLGGGIVPGSLVLIGGSPGVGKSTLLLKMCANLAKNGKKVLYVSAEESQGQIKLRANRIEANEDNLYLLSEIKLENILVELSNQNYELLVIDSIQTIYTEEITSAPGTVSQVRAVTFELMRVAKSTKTSIFIIGHITKDGSIAGPRVLEHMVDTVLYFEGDSSKDIRILRGFKNRFGSISEVGIFEMTKVGLVSAKDISGKFFSKKKRQAGSAITVVMEGSRPLVIEVQALVSESGYANPKRSATGFDSNRLTMLLALLEKKLELPFNQYDVFVNISGGIKIGETAADLAVIAAILSSFRNRPLNSETIFLGEVGLTGDIREVQMLDNRLKEAASQGFKKAIVPSKPIENNLLKCFVVDEVSKIIEWM
- a CDS encoding MlaE family ABC transporter permease, coding for MESIFYYLGLPFVKFYKSLEKFGEFIIFQLKLLPLFFVPPYRIKETFKQIEIIGVGSFFVIALTALFTGLVEAIQLYHGFHKFGAESFIGYTIFVSISKELGPVFGALMLVSRAISAMAAELGTMRVTEQIDAIDTLAIDSKKYLIIPRIIATTISLPILVIMFVFIGNLSAYLISTIALGVNPTAYKDTITTFLEFSDIGTGIIKAFVFGYLISIIGTYIGYFTRGGARGVGLSTTKAVVYSAMTIFAANYFLSSIFLYLDW
- the acpS gene encoding holo-ACP synthase; its protein translation is MIGVDIIKIDRIKKMVEKFGEKGLKRFLNDSEIEKLKKIETIAGYWAAKEAIAKALKTGIGKELSFKDIEIYKEKSGAPNFKLPQRIVEKYKIKDKSLSISHDGEYAIAVAAIESSAGNES
- the thiS gene encoding sulfur carrier protein ThiS — encoded protein: MKVTINGEEKNFLESKTLQEILKELKVEDKVMAIAVNMEIVKKDKWREFVPKEGDKIEMLTFVAGG
- a CDS encoding ankyrin repeat domain-containing protein — translated: MKKLALFLTVLIISYADSVNGWTPLHEAIFKNDLKSAQKLINEGANIDAKSKAGISPLHIAVKIRNLEEVRWLVENDADIDIQDSNGLTPLHYAVGQRRLSIVKYLIMHEADVNIKNIYGITPLHQAAYSGDVDIVNYLLDHGADPNIKNAQGVNPCQLAYAKHRWAIVNILKYVTEGECR
- a CDS encoding SAM-dependent methyltransferase, with product MVRFSEFMQKWLYDSDGYYANFKAIGKEGDFYTAVSVSKFFGGAIAKHLIMLINEGKLSKNAEIFEIGAHQGYLLADIIEFIYTLKPNLLKTLSFNIIEPFESLQKVQKEYFKNSFGDLIKLKHYGSLKGVKSKEAFVVANEIFDAFPCELVFKGDMGYIENYNIKFSKISDNVKKISEKYYMEKGEVAVGYEEFAFDLYNAFERCYFLSFDYGDLEVRNDFSIRVYQKHNIYPLFDEELELKNAYKKSDITYDVNFSHLIDAFKEAGFEKEAYKTQLVALIDFGITELLEVVKEKKGFNAYLREANKVKTLIHPAMMGERFKMVSFVK
- a CDS encoding TolC family protein, yielding MKFSKILLLIPLFLISDDSILSELKQKEFNVDFQKSDVESKKLKDSWINPINMSYSYTKSDQYGLDQENRSFRIIVDQPIFKSGGIYFAIKYAQANKIFSHLSIKEQKKELIATAINLLYNYNKTKLLLKKQKYMIKNSKIDVLRKKEQYLSGIIDSSFLDQAILAKNQNELKYIELKSTLEDILKNFKDISDKDPNNLKMLHFTLINRSDFLRENISIKKAKEDERVKRYFKNMTIARYLPSLSLTASYNTQEISGSFYMPPGKESFKDYGFKITMPLFDINSFRNIESTKLDYLKSKLLTQDMKRAEINRYKNVLRKLRLIDKKIELTKEDIALYEKLYEDTKEKFEAGEKTVYDIETMKNSLEARKLDIKIYQIEKQMALLELYKRVEDGKI